The Raphanus sativus cultivar WK10039 chromosome 2, ASM80110v3, whole genome shotgun sequence genome includes a region encoding these proteins:
- the LOC108841507 gene encoding FBD-associated F-box protein At5g56370-like has protein sequence MDTISFLPDDFLLQILSLLPTKDVLTTSVLSKRWRYLWKLVHKLDYTHCDGNADDGRFVRFVDRSLLLSTAPVLESLQFNIRRKCSDVDIGFWIITAVERGLRELSFNYWARNTTNEPSKLPQSLFTCGTLVVLKLNNVSLVDVTFPVCFQLLKTLHLSCLIYLDDETPKNLLSSCKILQELVVHRVKNDNVTVYSIMVPSLQKLVFDGRFGTHDGISEFVMNAPSMKFLEINDWSNECMVEKMPELVAANLEAIYWNTDNILRSFTSLKRLSLCLGEESPFPTGEIFHQLVDLEFCTCDTEWDLLMYFLKHSPKLRALRLNDRSGGIFGARIDHWDEPSSVPESLMSSLETFEWTTYRGWEVEKELATFILKHARRLKTATISPKPTSLEEKHRMLTELALLSRGSTTCQLVFV, from the exons AAAAGACGTCTTGACCACGAGTGTTTTGTCTAAACGATGGCGATATCTTTGGAAGTTGGTTCATAAACTCGACTACACCCATTGCGACGGGAACGCTGACGATGGGAGATTTGTGAGGTTTGTGGACAGATCATTGCTGTTAAGCACAGCTCCCGTCTTAGAGAGTTTGCAGTTCAATATCCGTAGGAAATGCAGCGACGTAGATATCGGATTTTGGATTATAACTGCAGTGGAACGAGGTTTGCGTGAACTCAGTTTCAATTATTGGGCTCGTAATACTACTAATGAGCCTAGCAAATTGCCTCAGAGTTTGTTTACTTGTGGAACACTCGTGGTACTTAAACTCAACAATGTATCGCTTGTGGATGTTACGTTCCCAGTGTGTTTTCAGCTCCTCAAGACATTGCACCTTAGTTGTCTGATTTACCTAGACGATGAAACTCCTAAAAATCTTTTATCAAGCTGCAAAATTCTTCAAGAGTTGGTCGTGCACCGGGTAAAGAATGACAATGTGACAGTATATTCTATTATGGTGCCTTCGTTACAAAAGCTAGTCTTCGATGGAAGATTCGGTACTCATGACGGCATTTCTGAGTTTGTGATGAATGCTCCTTCTATGAAGTTCCTAGAGATCAATGATTGGAGTAACGAATGTATGGTAGAGAAAATGCCTGAGCTCGTGGCTGCAAATCTTGAAGCTATCTATTGGAATACCGACAATATACTCAGATCTTTCACATCACTTAAACGTCTCTCGTTATGTTTAGGCGAAGAG tcTCCATTTCCTACTGGTGAAATCTTCCACCAGCTTGTGGACTTGGAGTTTTGCACGTGTGATACGGAGTGGGATTTACTTATGTATTTTCTCAAACATTCTCCGAAACTGCGAGCTCTCAGACTCAACGAT AGATCTGGTGGTATTTTTGGAGCACGAATAGATCATTGGGATGAGCCAAGTTCTGTTCCTGAATCATTGATGTCCAGTCTTGAAACTTTCGAGTGGACAACTTACAGAGGATGGGAGGTGGAGAAAGAACTCGCAACGTTTATCTTGAAACATGCAAGGCGTCTAAAGACAGCGACTATCTCACCAAAACCCACCAGTCTGGAGGAGAAACATCGAATGCTCACGGAATTGGCACTTTTGTCTAGAGGTTCAACGACATGTCAGCTTGTGTTTGTCTGA